The Syngnathus scovelli strain Florida chromosome 18, RoL_Ssco_1.2, whole genome shotgun sequence genome contains a region encoding:
- the LOC125986251 gene encoding ADP-ribosylation factor-like protein 5B: MGLIFAKLWSFFCNQEHKVIIVGLDNAGKTTILYQFLMNEVVHTSPTIGSNVEEIVVKNTHFLMWDIGGQESLRSSWNTYYANTEFVILVVDSTDRERLVITKEELYRMLAHEDLRKAAVLIFANKQDMKDCMSAAEISKYMTLSAIKDHPWHIQSCCGLTGEGLCQGLEWMTSRAGLR, translated from the exons atgGGCCTCATATTCGCTAAACTGTGGAGCTTCTTCTGTAATCAAG AACACAAGGTGATCATCGTTGGCCTGGACAACGCTGGCAAGACCACCATACTCTACCAGTT TCTGATGAATGAGGTGGTCCACACGTCGCCCACCATCGGCAGCAACGTGGAAGAGATTGTGGTGAAGAACACGCACTTCCTCATGTGGGATATTGGCGGACAAGAGTCGCTCAGATCCTCCTGGAACACGTACTACGCCAACACTGAG TTTGTCATCCTGGTGGTGGACAGCACCGACCGAGAGCGTCTGGTAATCACCAAAGAGGAACTTTACAGAATGTTGGCTCATGAG GACCTGCGCAAAGCAGCTGTGCTGATCTTTGCCAACAAGCAGGACATGAAGGACTGCATGTCAGCGGCCGAGATCTCAAAGTACATGACGCTGAGCGCCATTAAAGATCACCCGTGGCACATCCAGTCCTGCTGCGGTCTCACGGGGGAAGG TTTGTGTCAAGGTCTGGAGTGGATGACATCACGGGCTGGACTCAGATAG
- the maf1b gene encoding MAF1 homolog, negative regulator of RNA polymerase III b, which yields MKLLENSSFEALSSRLCAETGESRILGRIESYSCKMAGDDKHMFKQFCQEGQPHVLEALSPPQSASAASPDLLAKSAEDAENPLSDKCCRKTIFYLITTLNESFRPDYDFSAARAHEFSREPSLNWVANAVNSSLFSAVGEGFNSLGPELWSAIDQEINLPACDIYSYNPDLDSDPFGEEGSLWSFNYFFYNKKLKRIVFLTCRYVSVLSGYGGDGLDNDELDMELDDQDDEEEELDGFTEDRCPRVVCA from the exons ATGAAGTTGCTGGAAAACTCGAGTTTTGAAGCACTCAGCTCACGGCTGTGTGCTGAAACAGGAGAGTCTCGTATCCTTGGCAG GATCGAGAGCTACTCATGCAAGATGGCGGGCGATGACAAGCATATGTTCAAGCAGTTTTGCCAGGAAGGCCAGCCGCACGTCCTGGAGGCTCTGTCCCCGCCACAGTCCGCCAGCGCCGCCAGTCCCGATTT GCTGGCTAAGAGCGCCGAGGACGCGGAGAATCCTCTGAGTGACAAGTGCTGCAGGAAGACTATCTTCTACCTTATCACCACACTTAATGAGTCCTTCAGGCCGGACTATGACTTCAGCGCAGCGCGGGCGCATGAGTTCAGCAGGGAGCCAAGTCTCAACTGG GTGGCCAACGCTGTCAACAGCAGCTTGTTCTCTGCTGTCGGGGAAGGATTTAACTCTCTGGGACCTGAGCTGTGGAGCGCCATCGACCAGGAGAtcaacctgcctgcctgcgacaTCTACAG CTACAATCCTGATCTGGATTCTGATCCTTTCGGGGAGGAGGGCAGCCTGTGGTCCTTCAACTACTTCTTCTACAACAAAAAGCTCAAGAGGATAGTCTTCCTCACGTGCCGCTACGTCAG TGTCCTTAGCGGCTATGGCGGTGATGGCCTGGACAACGACGAGTTGGACATGGAGCTGGACGACCAGGACGACGAAGAAGAGGAGCTGGACGGCTTCACAGAGGACAG GTGTCCCAGAGTCGTGTGCGCGTGA
- the zfand1 gene encoding AN1-type zinc finger protein 1 isoform X2 yields the protein MLTFLLEKLTAKLMAELDIGKHCQIDSCHQQDFLPFVCDSCNGVYCLEHRSREAHSCSQEPARREPQTAGSSTSYSCSVEDCKGKELLPVVCPQCQKHFCLAHRHQDDHKCEKLEVQKPRMAATKELVQRIVESKDGSKSKGRKGAKNSATAAKVALMKLKLHAAGDKSLPQTERIYFQVYLPKGYQAASQPMFFCSKWSVGKVVDYAASLASLKNNNNVLVAQKLRLCHPETGKCLRMDDSLHTLLSSPEDPLHTGGNVILEYLDNESTGVEDVSNYVKFK from the exons TTGTCACCAACAAG ATTTCCTTCCATTTGTTTGTGATTCCTGCAATGGAGTCTACTG TCTTGAACACAGAAGCAGAGAGGCTCACTCATGTTCTCAG GAGCCCGCGAGGAGAGAACCCCAAACTGCGGGCAGCAGCACAAGTTATTCGTGCTCCGTTGAGGACTGCAAGGGGAAAGAACTCCTTCCTGTTGTCTGTCCGCAGTGTCAGAAACACTTCTGTTTGGC CCATCGTCATCAAGATGATCATAAGTGTGAGAAGCTGGAGGTGCAAAAGCCACGCATGGCAGCCACCAAGGAGCTGGTGCAAAGAATTGTGG AGTCAAAGGATGGTTCTAAAAGCAAAGGCCGTAAAGGGGCAAAGAACAGCGCTACAGCAGCCAAGGTAGCTCTGATGAAACTCAAGCTCCATGCAGCAGGAGACAAGAGTTTACCACAG ACTGAACGAATCTACTTTCAAGTGTATCTTCCGAAAGGCTATCAGGCGGCCAGTCAGCCGATGTTCTTCTGCTCCAAATGGAGCGTGGGGAAGGTGGTGGATTACGCCGCCTCACTCGCTTCCCTCAAGAACAACAATAACGTGCTCGTAGCTCAG AAGTTGCGCCTCTGCCATCCTGAAACGGGGAAGTGTCTCCGTATGGACGACAGCCTGCACACGCTACTGAGCAGTCCGGAAGACCCGCTGCACACCGGGGGGAACGTGATCCTTGAGTACCTGGACAACGAGAGCACCGGCGTGGAGGATGTTTCAAACTATGTTAAATTCAAATGA
- the zfand1 gene encoding AN1-type zinc finger protein 1 isoform X3 encodes MVRYSKKDFLPFVCDSCNGVYCLEHRSREAHSCSQEPARREPQTAGSSTSYSCSVEDCKGKELLPVVCPQCQKHFCLAHRHQDDHKCEKLEVQKPRMAATKELVQRIVESKDGSKSKGRKGAKNSATAAKVALMKLKLHAAGDKSLPQTERIYFQVYLPKGYQAASQPMFFCSKWSVGKVVDYAASLASLKNNNNVLVAQKLRLCHPETGKCLRMDDSLHTLLSSPEDPLHTGGNVILEYLDNESTGVEDVSNYVKFK; translated from the exons ATTTCCTTCCATTTGTTTGTGATTCCTGCAATGGAGTCTACTG TCTTGAACACAGAAGCAGAGAGGCTCACTCATGTTCTCAG GAGCCCGCGAGGAGAGAACCCCAAACTGCGGGCAGCAGCACAAGTTATTCGTGCTCCGTTGAGGACTGCAAGGGGAAAGAACTCCTTCCTGTTGTCTGTCCGCAGTGTCAGAAACACTTCTGTTTGGC CCATCGTCATCAAGATGATCATAAGTGTGAGAAGCTGGAGGTGCAAAAGCCACGCATGGCAGCCACCAAGGAGCTGGTGCAAAGAATTGTGG AGTCAAAGGATGGTTCTAAAAGCAAAGGCCGTAAAGGGGCAAAGAACAGCGCTACAGCAGCCAAGGTAGCTCTGATGAAACTCAAGCTCCATGCAGCAGGAGACAAGAGTTTACCACAG ACTGAACGAATCTACTTTCAAGTGTATCTTCCGAAAGGCTATCAGGCGGCCAGTCAGCCGATGTTCTTCTGCTCCAAATGGAGCGTGGGGAAGGTGGTGGATTACGCCGCCTCACTCGCTTCCCTCAAGAACAACAATAACGTGCTCGTAGCTCAG AAGTTGCGCCTCTGCCATCCTGAAACGGGGAAGTGTCTCCGTATGGACGACAGCCTGCACACGCTACTGAGCAGTCCGGAAGACCCGCTGCACACCGGGGGGAACGTGATCCTTGAGTACCTGGACAACGAGAGCACCGGCGTGGAGGATGTTTCAAACTATGTTAAATTCAAATGA
- the zfand1 gene encoding AN1-type zinc finger protein 1 isoform X1 yields the protein MLTFLLEKLTAKLMAELDIGKHCQIDSCHQQGLERLRSFAPKNNDLGDANIIDFLPFVCDSCNGVYCLEHRSREAHSCSQEPARREPQTAGSSTSYSCSVEDCKGKELLPVVCPQCQKHFCLAHRHQDDHKCEKLEVQKPRMAATKELVQRIVESKDGSKSKGRKGAKNSATAAKVALMKLKLHAAGDKSLPQTERIYFQVYLPKGYQAASQPMFFCSKWSVGKVVDYAASLASLKNNNNVLVAQKLRLCHPETGKCLRMDDSLHTLLSSPEDPLHTGGNVILEYLDNESTGVEDVSNYVKFK from the exons TTGTCACCAACAAGGTCTCGAACGTCTTCGCTCTTTTGCTCCAAAAAATAACGATTTGGGTGACGCTAACATTATCG ATTTCCTTCCATTTGTTTGTGATTCCTGCAATGGAGTCTACTG TCTTGAACACAGAAGCAGAGAGGCTCACTCATGTTCTCAG GAGCCCGCGAGGAGAGAACCCCAAACTGCGGGCAGCAGCACAAGTTATTCGTGCTCCGTTGAGGACTGCAAGGGGAAAGAACTCCTTCCTGTTGTCTGTCCGCAGTGTCAGAAACACTTCTGTTTGGC CCATCGTCATCAAGATGATCATAAGTGTGAGAAGCTGGAGGTGCAAAAGCCACGCATGGCAGCCACCAAGGAGCTGGTGCAAAGAATTGTGG AGTCAAAGGATGGTTCTAAAAGCAAAGGCCGTAAAGGGGCAAAGAACAGCGCTACAGCAGCCAAGGTAGCTCTGATGAAACTCAAGCTCCATGCAGCAGGAGACAAGAGTTTACCACAG ACTGAACGAATCTACTTTCAAGTGTATCTTCCGAAAGGCTATCAGGCGGCCAGTCAGCCGATGTTCTTCTGCTCCAAATGGAGCGTGGGGAAGGTGGTGGATTACGCCGCCTCACTCGCTTCCCTCAAGAACAACAATAACGTGCTCGTAGCTCAG AAGTTGCGCCTCTGCCATCCTGAAACGGGGAAGTGTCTCCGTATGGACGACAGCCTGCACACGCTACTGAGCAGTCCGGAAGACCCGCTGCACACCGGGGGGAACGTGATCCTTGAGTACCTGGACAACGAGAGCACCGGCGTGGAGGATGTTTCAAACTATGTTAAATTCAAATGA